A genome region from Sphingobium sp. CR2-8 includes the following:
- a CDS encoding autotransporter domain-containing protein: protein MRHLLACTAIAPVLAALTMADAAAETTIATATTVPVRTSIVANGARDDITISSAGSITLTGGTAVTADSSNKVSNAGTITINDADTVTGILVAPGTSGDITNSGTITLTENYTATDTDNDGDVDGPFAKGTNKKGIWVQSGAGHSGSIVHSGTITIEGNQSAAIRLDGALAGNLSTSGTTNVVGDNSYGVLANAVTGNVTLRGTTTAVGKDSIGAALLGDINGALKIQGGITTTGYRTTTRPSDVSKLDSDDLLQGGSAVVIAGNVTGGIIFDVPPTPSTTDTDVDKDGLPDATEGSAAIATYGSAAAVQIGAADRDTSIGAVAAGNTGYGLIVNGSIAGYGVYDGVNANGLVIGGLGGAVSIARGVQVAGTIAAASYDSTATALRIGSGTTASAIDISGTVAAAGSVKDGTVARGLVIDAGASTRAITVGGTVAATAGSSDKGAATAILNSSGTLSSLANSGTISASGGKAGSNVAIDLSANTGGVTLTQALASTTAKAPSIVGDIRLGSGNDALAVSAGTINGNLSLGSGNDSVALSGTSSLAGNIAFGSGTNSLTLADTARVSGTLDFGGGAGALTLGGTSSLTGTIANGGNVAVALNGGTLNATNTGSVALGSLSASGTSTLGVSINAANKTSTVYTVAGAASFASGSQVKVNLTNVGGSAGDYVIVRAGSLSGSPTLATATLLPYMFKGNVAGNSSAGTVTLSIAAKTVSELGLSGSTASAYPAIFNALDNDAAVANAYLAINDGSTLTANLRQMLPDHAGGTFEAVTSGSRATARILSDPNGIYRTADGRLGFWLQQVGFGSAKSVGSTASYDITGWGAGGGAEYLSDIGAFGGSFAYIHGSDSNGSSNNAVDSDQFELAAHWRGQWGPLQGFARLSAAHVKFDGSRHFESGDVVRTANGDWTGKLYSATAGASYQIQMGRFGLRPAVGIDYYRLKEDGYSESGGGDAFNLTVLGRTSDELTANGTVTAGYDFGSLNKEDGWLRLELEGGRRQIVGGSLGDTTAFFKGGERFTLVSEERTNGWTGRARLYGGTDTFRVGGEFGAEEQQNHVAISFRATVNFVL from the coding sequence ATGCGACATCTACTGGCCTGCACGGCGATCGCGCCCGTGCTGGCGGCCCTTACCATGGCCGACGCGGCGGCGGAAACCACCATCGCCACCGCCACCACCGTTCCCGTCAGAACATCCATTGTCGCCAATGGGGCAAGGGACGACATCACGATCAGTTCCGCCGGATCGATCACGCTGACCGGCGGCACGGCGGTGACGGCGGACAGCAGCAACAAAGTGTCGAACGCGGGCACCATCACCATCAACGACGCCGACACTGTGACCGGCATCCTGGTCGCCCCCGGCACCAGCGGCGACATCACCAACAGCGGCACCATCACGCTGACGGAAAATTACACCGCGACCGATACGGACAATGACGGCGATGTGGACGGCCCCTTCGCCAAGGGGACGAACAAGAAGGGCATCTGGGTCCAGTCGGGTGCGGGCCATAGCGGCAGCATCGTCCATAGCGGCACCATCACGATTGAGGGCAACCAGTCGGCAGCTATCCGCCTGGACGGCGCGCTGGCGGGCAATCTGTCGACCAGCGGCACGACCAATGTCGTCGGCGACAACAGCTATGGCGTGCTGGCCAACGCCGTGACCGGCAACGTCACCCTGCGCGGGACGACGACGGCCGTGGGCAAGGACAGCATCGGCGCAGCCCTGCTGGGCGACATCAACGGCGCGCTCAAGATTCAGGGCGGCATCACCACCACCGGCTACCGCACCACCACCCGTCCCAGCGACGTATCGAAGCTGGACTCGGACGACCTGCTCCAGGGCGGATCGGCCGTCGTCATCGCCGGCAACGTGACCGGCGGCATAATCTTCGACGTGCCGCCGACACCGAGCACTACGGACACCGACGTCGACAAGGACGGCTTGCCCGACGCCACCGAAGGCAGCGCGGCGATCGCGACCTATGGATCGGCGGCGGCTGTCCAGATCGGCGCGGCCGACCGCGACACGAGCATCGGTGCGGTCGCGGCGGGCAATACGGGCTATGGCCTTATCGTCAACGGCAGCATCGCGGGCTACGGCGTCTATGACGGCGTCAACGCCAACGGCCTGGTCATCGGCGGACTGGGCGGCGCCGTGTCGATCGCCAGGGGCGTGCAGGTGGCGGGCACGATCGCGGCGGCGTCCTACGACAGCACCGCCACCGCCCTGCGGATCGGGTCCGGCACCACGGCCAGTGCGATCGACATCAGCGGCACGGTCGCCGCCGCCGGATCCGTGAAGGACGGCACCGTCGCCCGCGGCCTGGTGATCGACGCGGGTGCATCGACCCGCGCCATCACCGTCGGCGGCACGGTCGCCGCCACGGCGGGCAGCAGCGACAAGGGCGCAGCCACCGCGATCCTCAATTCGTCGGGCACCCTGTCCAGCCTGGCGAACAGCGGCACCATCAGCGCGTCGGGCGGCAAGGCCGGATCGAATGTCGCCATCGACCTGAGCGCCAACACGGGCGGCGTCACGCTGACGCAGGCGCTGGCGTCGACAACGGCCAAGGCCCCGTCCATAGTGGGCGACATCCGCCTGGGTTCGGGCAACGACGCCCTCGCCGTATCGGCCGGCACGATCAACGGCAATCTCAGCTTGGGCTCCGGCAATGACAGCGTCGCGCTGTCCGGCACGTCCAGCCTGGCGGGCAACATCGCCTTCGGGTCCGGCACCAACAGCCTGACCCTGGCGGACACGGCCAGGGTCAGCGGCACGCTCGATTTCGGCGGCGGCGCGGGCGCGTTGACGCTGGGCGGCACATCTTCCCTCACCGGCACGATCGCCAATGGCGGCAATGTCGCCGTGGCGCTGAACGGCGGCACATTGAACGCTACCAACACCGGATCGGTGGCGCTGGGTTCGCTCTCCGCCAGCGGTACGTCCACGCTGGGCGTCAGCATAAACGCGGCGAACAAGACCAGCACCGTCTATACCGTCGCGGGCGCGGCCAGCTTCGCCAGCGGATCGCAGGTGAAGGTGAACCTGACCAATGTCGGGGGATCGGCGGGCGACTATGTCATCGTGCGCGCCGGATCGCTCAGCGGATCGCCGACGCTTGCCACCGCCACGCTGCTGCCCTACATGTTCAAGGGCAATGTGGCGGGCAACAGCAGCGCGGGCACCGTCACCCTGTCCATCGCGGCGAAGACCGTGTCGGAACTGGGGCTGAGTGGATCGACCGCCAGTGCCTATCCGGCGATCTTCAACGCGCTGGACAATGACGCTGCCGTCGCCAACGCCTATCTGGCGATCAACGACGGATCGACGCTGACAGCCAATCTGCGCCAGATGCTGCCCGACCATGCCGGTGGCACGTTCGAAGCGGTCACGTCGGGATCGCGGGCCACCGCCCGCATTCTGTCCGACCCCAATGGCATCTATCGCACGGCGGACGGACGCCTGGGCTTCTGGCTGCAACAGGTGGGCTTCGGCAGCGCCAAGAGCGTGGGCAGCACCGCGTCCTACGACATCACCGGCTGGGGCGCTGGGGGTGGCGCCGAATATCTGAGCGACATCGGCGCGTTCGGCGGTTCCTTCGCCTATATCCATGGCAGCGACAGCAATGGCAGTTCCAACAATGCGGTCGATTCCGACCAGTTCGAACTGGCGGCGCACTGGCGCGGGCAATGGGGTCCGCTCCAGGGCTTCGCCCGCCTGTCGGCCGCCCATGTCAAGTTCGACGGCAGCCGCCATTTCGAATCCGGCGATGTCGTGCGCACCGCCAATGGCGATTGGACCGGCAAGCTCTACTCCGCGACGGCTGGTGCCTCCTACCAGATCCAGATGGGTCGCTTCGGCCTGCGTCCGGCGGTCGGCATCGATTATTACCGGCTCAAGGAAGACGGCTATAGCGAAAGCGGCGGGGGCGACGCGTTCAACCTGACCGTACTCGGCCGGACCAGTGATGAACTGACCGCCAATGGCACGGTGACGGCGGGCTACGACTTTGGCAGCCTGAACAAGGAAGATGGCTGGCTCCGCCTGGAACTGGAAGGCGGCCGTCGCCAGATCGTGGGCGGATCGCTGGGCGACACGACCGCCTTTTTCAAGGGCGGCGAACGCTTCACTCTGGTGTCGGAAGAGCGCACCAACGGCTGGACCGGCCGCGCCCGCCTCTATGGCGGCACCGACACTTTCCGGGTCGGCGGCGAGTTCGGCGCGGAGGAACAACAAAATCACGTCGCCATATCATTTAGGGCGACGGTAAACTTCGTCCTGTGA
- a CDS encoding TonB-dependent receptor gives MGRRADLFIVTASIIAVATAIATPACAAERQDISIAPGRLGEAVIALGRQTGASIGMSDQSLAAIRTPAIRGRLSAEAVLRRLLKGTGARAQRIGGNGWRIVRTLPAPSSPSAASAPIPAAPLPEQPPAQIVVTASKRDTPLPRYAGMVEALDGSLFTTAEASGGTATLLSRVASLSSTHAGAGRNKLFIRAIADSGVAGPTQATTGQYLGDMRLNYAAPDPDLKLYDVGRVEVLEGPQGTLYGAGSLGGIIHLMPNPPNLGAYGGQISAGLSATQHGDPGGDLSATLNLPIVPEKLALRIVGYSVRDGGYIDDVHRDRQDVNRTGTYGGRAALRFAPGDDWTIDLTGVYQHIHGDDAQYAARSVGRLERASAVAQPYYADYLLGNLRIERQWDSLRFVSSTGYVRNILAESYDATQANSPPALFRQRNRVDIFSTENRLVRDLDNGLGWILGASYLRSTSDLKRSLTSYGAAAFQPAIIPGVPMFGRGMAASATGVRNMVQEATLFGEASFEPVKGLVATFGGRLTNSRLSGRALDPVAALSNIELARAEAQADRSETIFLPSASLLTDAIPDLTLYARFQQGFRPGGLAVDDQRVRRFQNDRVSTAEIGARKGVPGRDAIAFSANVAYTDWRNIQADVTDRIGLPTTANIGDGRIYTVEGRVVVRATRALTLDGSVIYNDSRLTQPAAFVRALSYEGRSLGLPNVADLSGRVALDYRASLGDAMQFHLSGSARYVGKSRLGVGPILGQSQGDYVDTSLSASITRGPVQYSLSLTNLFDSDGNRFSLGTPFDLRTDYYTPLRPRTVRFGIDFAF, from the coding sequence ATGGGCCGCAGAGCTGATCTCTTCATCGTCACCGCCTCCATCATCGCCGTCGCCACAGCGATAGCGACGCCCGCTTGTGCGGCGGAAAGACAGGATATCAGCATCGCCCCGGGACGGCTGGGCGAGGCGGTGATCGCACTCGGCCGTCAAACCGGCGCCAGCATCGGCATGTCGGACCAATCGCTTGCCGCGATCCGCACCCCCGCCATTCGGGGACGCTTGAGCGCGGAAGCGGTGCTGCGCCGGTTGCTCAAAGGCACCGGCGCGAGGGCGCAGCGGATCGGCGGCAATGGCTGGCGCATCGTCCGCACCCTGCCCGCGCCCTCTTCGCCCTCCGCCGCGTCCGCCCCGATCCCCGCCGCGCCCTTGCCCGAGCAGCCGCCTGCTCAGATCGTGGTCACAGCGTCCAAGCGCGACACGCCCCTGCCCCGCTATGCCGGGATGGTCGAAGCGCTCGATGGCAGCCTGTTCACGACCGCGGAGGCTTCGGGCGGCACCGCCACCCTGTTGTCGCGCGTCGCGAGCCTGAGTTCCACCCATGCCGGTGCGGGCCGCAACAAGCTGTTCATCCGCGCCATCGCGGATTCGGGTGTCGCCGGGCCGACCCAGGCGACCACCGGCCAATATCTGGGCGACATGCGGCTCAACTATGCCGCGCCCGACCCCGACCTCAAACTCTATGATGTCGGCCGGGTCGAGGTGCTGGAGGGACCGCAGGGTACGCTCTATGGGGCGGGATCGCTGGGCGGCATCATCCACCTCATGCCCAACCCGCCCAATCTGGGCGCATATGGCGGGCAGATATCCGCGGGTCTGTCCGCGACCCAGCATGGCGATCCGGGCGGCGACCTGTCCGCCACGCTCAACCTGCCGATCGTGCCGGAAAAGCTGGCGTTGCGCATCGTGGGCTATAGTGTGCGTGACGGCGGCTATATCGATGACGTCCATCGCGACAGGCAGGATGTCAACCGGACCGGCACCTATGGCGGCCGCGCCGCGCTGCGCTTCGCGCCGGGGGACGACTGGACCATCGACTTGACCGGCGTCTATCAGCATATCCACGGCGACGACGCCCAATATGCGGCCCGGTCGGTCGGACGGCTGGAACGGGCGTCCGCCGTCGCCCAGCCCTATTATGCCGACTATCTGCTGGGCAATCTGCGGATCGAACGGCAGTGGGACAGCCTGCGCTTCGTGTCGTCCACCGGCTATGTCCGCAACATCCTGGCCGAAAGCTACGACGCGACCCAGGCGAACAGCCCGCCCGCCCTCTTCCGTCAGCGTAACAGGGTGGATATCTTCTCCACCGAAAACCGGCTGGTGCGCGATCTGGACAATGGGCTGGGCTGGATATTGGGCGCATCCTATCTGCGCAGCACGTCGGACCTCAAACGATCGCTGACATCCTATGGCGCGGCGGCGTTCCAGCCCGCCATCATTCCCGGCGTGCCGATGTTCGGACGTGGCATGGCGGCGTCGGCCACCGGGGTGCGCAACATGGTCCAGGAAGCGACGCTGTTCGGCGAAGCCTCCTTCGAACCGGTCAAGGGGCTGGTCGCGACCTTCGGCGGTCGCCTGACAAACAGCCGCCTGTCGGGCCGTGCGCTCGATCCCGTCGCCGCCCTGTCCAACATCGAACTCGCCCGGGCCGAAGCGCAGGCCGACCGCAGCGAGACGATCTTCTTGCCGTCCGCTTCGCTGCTGACCGACGCCATTCCCGACCTGACGCTCTATGCCCGTTTCCAGCAGGGCTTCCGTCCCGGCGGGCTGGCCGTCGACGACCAGCGGGTGCGGCGGTTCCAGAACGACCGCGTGTCCACGGCGGAGATCGGCGCGCGCAAGGGCGTGCCGGGACGCGATGCGATCGCCTTCAGCGCCAATGTCGCCTATACCGACTGGCGCAATATCCAAGCCGACGTCACCGACCGGATCGGCCTGCCCACCACCGCCAATATCGGCGACGGGCGCATCTACACGGTGGAGGGGCGCGTGGTCGTGCGGGCGACACGGGCGCTGACACTGGATGGCAGCGTCATCTATAATGACAGCCGCCTGACCCAGCCCGCCGCCTTCGTGCGCGCTTTGTCCTATGAGGGGCGCTCGCTCGGCCTGCCCAATGTCGCGGACCTGAGTGGCCGGGTGGCGCTCGATTATCGCGCGTCGCTGGGCGACGCCATGCAGTTCCACCTGTCCGGCTCCGCCCGCTATGTCGGCAAGTCCCGGCTAGGGGTCGGGCCGATCCTGGGCCAGAGCCAGGGCGACTATGTCGACACCAGCCTGTCCGCCAGTATCACGCGCGGCCCTGTGCAATATTCGCTGTCGCTGACCAACCTGTTCGACAGCGACGGCAACCGTTTTTCGCTGGGCACGCCGTTCGACCTGCGTACCGATTATTATACGCCGTTGCGGCCCCGCACCGTGCGCTTCGGGATCGATTTCGCTTTCTGA
- a CDS encoding FecR family protein translates to MINEEALGWVIRTRDPDFVDWDGFTAWLETDAQHASAYDALMLADSELDSITPVQPVAMPVAANDPGVASRRPFRWIAGGAVAAVLVATVSLAVFNRSDIYTVTTKPGEIRMIALDDGTKVELNGGTTMRFDRKDARFAALDAGEAAFTVRHDEANPFRVTVGDAVFEDAGTVFNIVHTNAATRIGVSEGKVIYNPQAEAIALPAGRALADDAQGLRVMDIAPASVASWRQGQLSYANAPVTQVAEDAARSLGLTVRFTPQAQAMRFTGTIRLDRDPVRFFAQAAPLMGLTATRQGDGWLLQEEPKQ, encoded by the coding sequence ATGATCAACGAGGAGGCGCTGGGCTGGGTCATCCGCACGCGCGATCCCGATTTTGTCGATTGGGACGGCTTCACGGCATGGCTGGAGACGGATGCCCAACATGCGTCCGCCTATGACGCGTTGATGCTGGCGGACAGCGAGTTGGACAGTATCACGCCGGTTCAGCCCGTGGCCATGCCGGTGGCGGCGAACGATCCGGGCGTGGCATCGCGTCGGCCTTTCCGCTGGATTGCTGGCGGCGCGGTGGCGGCCGTCCTCGTCGCAACTGTCTCACTTGCTGTTTTCAATCGCAGCGACATCTACACCGTCACCACGAAACCCGGCGAAATCCGGATGATCGCGCTGGACGACGGCACGAAGGTCGAACTCAATGGCGGCACGACCATGCGCTTCGATCGCAAGGATGCGCGCTTCGCCGCGCTCGATGCGGGCGAGGCCGCCTTCACGGTGCGCCATGACGAAGCCAACCCGTTCCGCGTCACCGTGGGCGACGCCGTGTTCGAGGATGCGGGCACCGTTTTCAACATCGTCCATACTAACGCCGCGACGCGCATCGGCGTTTCGGAAGGCAAGGTGATCTATAACCCGCAGGCCGAAGCGATTGCGTTGCCCGCCGGGCGCGCCCTGGCCGACGACGCGCAAGGGTTGCGCGTCATGGATATCGCGCCAGCTTCCGTCGCAAGCTGGCGTCAGGGGCAGCTGAGCTACGCCAACGCACCCGTCACGCAGGTGGCCGAAGACGCCGCCCGATCGCTGGGCCTGACCGTGCGTTTCACGCCGCAGGCGCAGGCGATGCGCTTTACCGGCACGATCCGGCTGGATCGCGATCCGGTTCGCTTCTTCGCGCAGGCTGCGCCGCTGATGGGATTGACCGCCACGCGTCAGGGCGACGGATGGCTGTTGCAGGAAGAGCCGAAGCAATAG
- a CDS encoding serine hydrolase domain-containing protein, whose translation MVDGIDGAACRTAGMDPDRLDALAGSIDATYVATGKLPHMQLLLSRDEQPLLSVTRGQARATGEPLRADALFRIASMTKPVTSVAFMMLVEAGQVTLDTPVTDVIPEFADLRVGLDGAARLKRPMLMIDLLRHTSGLSYGLQRQTAIDARYREMGLDDFKQKRTSDRFIADLATLPLEFSPGERWNYSVATDVLGVVVERLSGLDLESVFRRRIFDPLAMVDTTFALADDKADRLTDAWRLDETGRISVADFGARSGWRWTDRFQSGGGGLVSSMADYHRFARMLLRGGELDGVRLLSENTVAQMRSNQLPGGGDLSSMSSAMFSEADYQGVGFGLGFAMGLDTQQYYWGGVFSTYFWIDPVERLIGIFMTQHLPSSTYPIRAMLRQGVADAIITRRKG comes from the coding sequence ATGGTGGATGGAATCGACGGGGCGGCATGCCGGACGGCGGGAATGGACCCTGACCGGCTGGACGCGCTGGCGGGTTCTATCGACGCCACTTACGTGGCCACGGGCAAGCTGCCGCATATGCAATTGCTGCTCTCGCGCGATGAACAGCCGTTGCTGTCGGTGACGCGCGGACAGGCGCGGGCGACCGGCGAGCCACTGCGCGCCGACGCGTTGTTCCGGATTGCGTCGATGACAAAGCCCGTTACGTCGGTTGCCTTCATGATGTTGGTGGAGGCGGGGCAAGTCACGCTCGACACGCCGGTGACGGACGTCATTCCCGAATTTGCCGATCTGCGCGTCGGGCTGGACGGCGCGGCGCGTCTCAAGCGGCCCATGCTGATGATCGACCTGCTGCGCCACACATCAGGCCTCAGCTATGGATTGCAGCGCCAGACGGCGATCGATGCCCGCTACCGCGAGATGGGACTGGACGACTTCAAGCAAAAGCGGACGTCCGACCGGTTCATCGCCGACCTGGCCACCCTGCCGCTGGAATTCTCGCCGGGCGAGCGGTGGAATTATTCGGTGGCGACCGATGTGCTGGGTGTGGTGGTGGAGCGGCTGAGCGGTCTGGACCTGGAAAGCGTGTTTCGCCGCCGCATCTTCGATCCCCTCGCCATGGTCGATACGACGTTCGCGCTGGCCGATGACAAGGCCGACCGGCTGACCGACGCGTGGCGGCTGGACGAGACGGGCAGGATTAGCGTCGCCGATTTTGGTGCGCGCAGCGGGTGGCGATGGACCGACCGGTTCCAGTCGGGTGGCGGCGGGCTGGTGTCCTCGATGGCGGACTATCATCGCTTTGCGCGGATGCTGCTGCGCGGCGGAGAACTGGATGGCGTACGGCTCCTGTCGGAAAACACGGTCGCGCAGATGCGGAGCAACCAGTTGCCGGGCGGTGGCGATCTGTCGTCCATGTCCAGCGCGATGTTCAGCGAAGCGGACTATCAGGGCGTCGGTTTCGGCCTGGGCTTCGCCATGGGCCTCGACACCCAGCAATATTATTGGGGTGGCGTTTTCTCGACCTACTTCTGGATCGACCCGGTTGAACGGCTGATCGGTATCTTCATGACCCAGCATCTTCCGTCCAGCACCTATCCCATCCGCGCCATGTTGCGGCAGGGCGTCGCGGACGCGATCATCACCCGTCGCAAAGGGTAG
- a CDS encoding glycogen/starch/alpha-glucan phosphorylase has protein sequence MNLDGQTKLPKPAPRQVDPEALAHEIVERLTYRIGKNAVAAKPHDWLHAVILAIRDRVIDAWITSTQKTYEEEGRRVYYLSLEFLIGRLMRDAASNMEMLDDMQAALALLGVDIDVIAALEPDAALGNGGLGRLAACFMESMATVDVPAYGYGIRYVNGMFRQEISDGWQVELPENWLAHGNPWEFERREASYEIGFGGRVDPAEGKDAGPHQMRWRPAERVIATPYDTPIAGWRGKRINTLRLWEAQPIDPILLDKFNAGDHIGALSESNRAEALTRVLYPADSSPAGQELRLRQEYFFSSASLQDIVRRHIQYFGDVRTLPDKAAIQLNDTHPAVAVAELMRVLLDDHGIDFSEAWDITRRTFSYTNHTLLPEALESWPVPLFERLLPRHMQIVYAINSKLLGEARKSGQFDDGAIGAISLIDEGGERRVRMGNLAFAGSHSVNGVSALHTDLMKVTVFADLHTLYPTRINNKTNGVTFRRWLMQCNPGLTGLIREAIGDRFLDDPEALRDLDAFADDSAFQEKFVAVKRANKVELSNLLRARVNARIDPAALFDIQIKRIHEYKRQLLNIVEAVALYDQIRSHPEKDWVPRVKLFGGKAASSYHNAKLIIKLTGDVARAVNHDPAVQGLLKLQFVPNYNVSMAEVMIPAADLSEQISTAGMEASGTGNMKFAVNGALTIGTLDGANVEMRDHVGEENIVIFGLTAQDVNDRRAKGYVPREVIGQSRELSQALNAIASGVFSPDDPDRYKGLVQGIYDHDWFMVAADFDSYSAAQRRVDALWQDQSVWASKAIHNVARMGWFSSDRTIREYAADIWKIAS, from the coding sequence ATGAATCTCGACGGCCAGACCAAGCTTCCCAAGCCAGCGCCGCGGCAGGTGGACCCGGAAGCCCTGGCGCATGAGATCGTCGAGCGGCTGACCTATCGCATCGGCAAGAATGCGGTGGCGGCCAAGCCGCACGACTGGCTGCATGCCGTCATCCTGGCGATCCGCGACCGGGTGATCGACGCGTGGATCACCTCCACCCAGAAAACCTATGAGGAAGAAGGGCGGCGGGTCTATTATCTGAGCCTGGAGTTCCTGATCGGCCGGTTGATGCGCGATGCGGCGTCCAACATGGAAATGCTGGACGATATGCAGGCTGCGCTCGCGTTGCTGGGCGTCGACATCGACGTCATCGCCGCGCTGGAACCTGACGCTGCACTGGGCAATGGCGGCCTTGGCCGTCTGGCCGCCTGCTTCATGGAAAGCATGGCGACGGTGGACGTGCCCGCCTATGGCTATGGCATCCGCTATGTGAACGGCATGTTCCGGCAGGAAATCAGCGACGGCTGGCAGGTGGAACTGCCCGAAAACTGGCTGGCGCACGGCAATCCGTGGGAGTTCGAGCGGCGCGAGGCAAGCTACGAGATCGGCTTTGGCGGGCGCGTCGACCCGGCCGAGGGTAAGGACGCAGGGCCGCACCAGATGCGCTGGCGTCCCGCCGAGCGCGTCATCGCCACGCCCTATGACACGCCGATCGCGGGCTGGCGCGGCAAGCGGATCAATACGCTGCGGCTATGGGAAGCGCAGCCGATCGACCCCATCCTGCTCGACAAGTTCAATGCGGGCGATCACATCGGCGCGCTGTCCGAAAGCAACCGGGCCGAAGCGCTGACGCGTGTCCTCTATCCTGCCGACTCTTCGCCTGCGGGCCAGGAATTGCGGTTGCGGCAGGAATATTTCTTCTCCTCCGCCTCGCTGCAGGACATCGTGCGTCGGCATATCCAATATTTCGGCGATGTGCGCACTCTGCCGGACAAGGCGGCGATCCAGCTCAACGACACCCATCCCGCGGTCGCTGTGGCGGAACTGATGCGCGTGCTGCTGGACGATCATGGCATCGATTTCAGCGAAGCCTGGGACATTACGCGCCGCACGTTCAGCTATACCAACCATACGCTGCTGCCCGAAGCGCTGGAAAGCTGGCCCGTGCCCTTGTTCGAACGGCTGCTGCCCCGGCACATGCAGATCGTCTATGCGATCAACAGCAAGCTTCTGGGCGAGGCGCGCAAATCCGGCCAGTTCGATGACGGGGCGATCGGTGCGATATCGCTGATCGACGAAGGCGGCGAGCGGCGGGTGCGCATGGGCAATCTGGCCTTCGCCGGGTCGCATAGCGTCAACGGCGTGTCGGCGCTGCACACCGATTTGATGAAGGTCACGGTCTTCGCCGACCTGCACACGCTCTATCCCACGCGGATCAACAACAAGACCAACGGCGTCACCTTCCGCCGCTGGCTGATGCAGTGCAATCCGGGGCTGACCGGCCTGATCCGCGAAGCGATCGGCGACCGTTTCCTGGACGATCCCGAAGCCTTGCGCGACCTGGACGCTTTTGCCGACGACAGTGCGTTTCAGGAGAAATTCGTCGCGGTGAAGCGCGCGAACAAGGTCGAACTGTCCAACCTGTTGCGCGCCCGCGTGAATGCCCGGATCGACCCGGCGGCGCTGTTCGACATCCAGATCAAGCGCATCCACGAATATAAGCGGCAGCTGCTCAACATCGTGGAAGCGGTGGCGCTGTACGACCAGATCCGATCGCACCCGGAAAAGGACTGGGTGCCGCGCGTCAAGCTGTTCGGCGGGAAGGCGGCGTCCAGTTACCACAATGCCAAACTGATCATCAAACTGACCGGTGACGTGGCCCGCGCGGTCAATCACGATCCGGCGGTGCAGGGGCTGCTCAAACTGCAATTCGTGCCCAACTATAATGTCTCCATGGCCGAAGTGATGATTCCGGCGGCCGACCTGTCGGAACAGATTTCGACGGCGGGCATGGAAGCGTCGGGCACCGGCAACATGAAATTCGCGGTCAACGGCGCGCTGACCATCGGCACGCTGGATGGCGCGAATGTCGAGATGCGCGATCATGTGGGCGAAGAGAATATCGTGATCTTCGGCCTGACCGCGCAGGACGTGAACGACCGGCGCGCGAAGGGCTATGTTCCGCGCGAGGTGATCGGGCAAAGTCGGGAATTGAGCCAGGCGCTAAACGCCATTGCCAGTGGCGTCTTTTCACCCGACGATCCAGACCGGTACAAGGGGCTAGTGCAGGGCATATATGACCATGACTGGTTCATGGTCGCGGCCGATTTCGACAGCTATTCCGCCGCGCAGCGCCGGGTCGACGCCTTGTGGCAGGACCAGTCGGTCTGGGCGAGCAAGGCGATCCACAATGTGGCGCGCATGGGCTGGTTCTCGTCCGACCGCACGATCCGTGAATATGCGGCCGACATCTGGAAGATCGCATCATGA